One segment of Metallosphaera cuprina Ar-4 DNA contains the following:
- a CDS encoding dihydrolipoyl dehydrogenase, giving the protein MDFDVVVIGAGGGGYPGAFRLAKSGYNVLMVDPKGVLGGNCLYSGCVPSKTVRELAHTIYRIKNVLGQEVKVDFKEIQRQKDRVQEIRFKQHERELSEHGGVTFMKGIARIRDPKNVIVDVDGKEVEVRAKYVLIASGSEPVKPKFPGSEYCITSDDLFEYKSKVSDLPQDMVIVGGGYIAIEVASVFSKLGVKTHLLVRGDRVLKGFPEQMVKTLLSSLKLDIMYNSPLFEVKKVGSEYEVIFGSGGVKRSLRTNLVMLATGRKAVIPKGSEGLTNEKGYIKTDEAMRTSLQNVFAAGDVNGLAPYFHAAVRMSLAAAYNIMANGEPIDYVDVRSVPVTLYSIPSASYVGNVNPSDAIEVTYNMEDEVMSQMYNEMDGVLKLFFERGSLRLLGGWMVGVHSQYLINEIGQAVAHGLTARQLAEFADQHPSTNEIVSYAARKVL; this is encoded by the coding sequence ATGGATTTCGATGTCGTCGTTATAGGCGCAGGAGGAGGAGGTTATCCCGGGGCCTTCAGGTTAGCTAAGTCAGGTTATAACGTGTTGATGGTAGACCCCAAGGGAGTGCTCGGAGGAAACTGTCTCTATAGCGGATGCGTCCCCTCTAAGACAGTTAGGGAGTTAGCCCACACGATTTACAGGATCAAGAACGTGCTTGGCCAGGAAGTGAAGGTAGACTTCAAGGAAATCCAGAGACAAAAGGATAGGGTCCAAGAGATCAGGTTCAAACAACACGAAAGGGAGCTCTCCGAGCACGGAGGAGTAACCTTCATGAAGGGTATCGCAAGGATAAGGGACCCCAAGAACGTAATAGTTGACGTTGATGGGAAGGAAGTTGAGGTGAGAGCTAAGTACGTTCTGATAGCTAGCGGAAGCGAACCTGTAAAACCTAAGTTTCCCGGATCGGAGTACTGCATAACGAGCGACGATTTGTTTGAGTACAAGAGCAAGGTTTCTGACCTCCCCCAGGACATGGTAATAGTGGGTGGAGGTTACATAGCGATTGAGGTCGCATCGGTCTTCTCCAAGCTTGGGGTGAAGACTCACCTCTTAGTGAGAGGCGATAGGGTCCTCAAGGGTTTCCCAGAGCAGATGGTGAAGACGTTACTATCGTCCTTAAAGCTGGACATAATGTACAACTCGCCCCTATTCGAAGTAAAGAAAGTTGGCTCCGAATACGAGGTTATCTTCGGAAGTGGAGGGGTGAAGAGAAGCCTCAGGACGAATCTAGTCATGTTAGCTACAGGGAGGAAAGCTGTGATACCTAAGGGGAGTGAGGGATTGACCAACGAGAAGGGTTACATTAAGACTGACGAAGCGATGAGGACCAGTCTACAGAACGTTTTCGCGGCAGGCGACGTTAACGGCTTAGCCCCCTACTTTCACGCTGCGGTTAGGATGAGCTTGGCCGCAGCTTATAACATAATGGCTAACGGAGAGCCTATTGATTACGTTGACGTTAGGAGCGTACCCGTAACGCTCTACTCGATACCTTCAGCCTCTTACGTGGGAAACGTAAACCCCAGTGACGCAATTGAGGTGACCTACAATATGGAAGATGAGGTCATGTCTCAGATGTATAACGAAATGGATGGTGTGCTTAAGCTCTTCTTCGAAAGGGGGAGCTTAAGGCTATTAGGAGGATGGATGGTGGGAGTTCACTCTCAATATTTAATAAACGAGATAGGACAGGCTGTCGCTCACGGGCTGACAGCTAGGCAACTGGCTGAGTTCGCCGATCAACACCCCTCAACGAACGAGATAGTGAGCTACGCGGCCAGAAAGGTTCTGTAG